A window of the Pyrodictium abyssi genome harbors these coding sequences:
- a CDS encoding glycerate kinase, whose protein sequence is MGFIRNRSVLEKTGLHSDLLDALEAALEAVEPRRLLARWLRRRGGCVEVRRVGELCPRGGVYVAGFGKASRGMAEAVVDALGDLVEAGVVVAPRGMAGRVGPVEVLEGDHPMPGPRTLEASRRLLELLENVPGDGLLLVLVSGGGSALFEVPADAISLEDEAAVVRELLRRGADIYELNAVRKHLSAVKGGQLLRYTRASRVVSLIISDVVGDRLDTIASGPTAPDETSFRDAYEVLARYGVWDEAPGPVRRWIEAGLRGEAPETPKPGDPVFERVHNIVVAGNRDALQAAAGLLSSRGYHTVILTDRMRGEAREAAKLLAGVVESVASGGPSPVEPPAAVIAGGETTVTVRGRGRGGRNQELCLSLALELHRGRAAGRYVAACLGTDGVDGNSPAAGALVDWETVDRALGLGLDPRRALEENDSYGFFSRVGGVVDTGGFTGTNVNDVFVALVPGECASSARV, encoded by the coding sequence TTGGGCTTCATCCGCAACCGCAGCGTCCTCGAGAAGACCGGGCTGCACAGCGACCTCCTGGACGCGCTGGAGGCCGCTCTGGAGGCTGTCGAGCCCCGGAGGCTGCTAGCCCGGTGGCTCCGGCGGCGCGGCGGCTGCGTCGAGGTGCGGCGTGTCGGCGAGCTATGCCCCCGTGGAGGCGTCTACGTGGCTGGCTTCGGCAAGGCGTCGCGGGGCATGGCCGAGGCGGTTGTGGACGCCCTCGGCGACCTCGTGGAGGCCGGTGTCGTGGTGGCGCCGCGGGGCATGGCCGGGCGCGTCGGCCCCGTGGAGGTCCTTGAGGGCGACCACCCGATGCCCGGGCCGCGTACCCTTGAGGCGAGCCGCCGGCTCCTCGAGCTCCTCGAGAACGTGCCGGGCGACGGTCTCCTCCTCGTGCTGGTCTCCGGCGGGGGTAGCGCGCTCTTCGAGGTGCCGGCTGACGCTATAAGCCTCGAGGACGAGGCCGCTGTTGTCCGAGAGCTTCTACGCAGGGGCGCGGACATCTACGAGCTGAACGCTGTGAGGAAGCACCTATCCGCTGTGAAGGGTGGGCAGCTTCTACGCTACACGAGGGCTAGCCGTGTCGTCTCGCTGATCATAAGCGATGTCGTCGGCGACCGGCTCGACACCATCGCGTCCGGCCCGACGGCACCAGATGAGACAAGCTTCCGCGACGCCTACGAGGTCCTCGCCCGGTACGGTGTATGGGACGAAGCGCCCGGGCCGGTGAGGAGGTGGATAGAGGCTGGGCTCCGGGGCGAGGCGCCGGAGACGCCTAAGCCCGGCGACCCCGTCTTCGAGAGGGTCCACAACATCGTGGTGGCGGGTAACCGTGACGCGCTCCAGGCCGCCGCTGGGCTCCTCTCCAGCAGGGGCTACCACACGGTGATCCTCACCGACAGGATGAGGGGGGAGGCACGGGAGGCGGCCAAGCTGCTGGCCGGCGTGGTCGAGTCGGTCGCCTCTGGGGGCCCCTCGCCGGTGGAGCCGCCCGCCGCCGTCATAGCGGGCGGCGAGACGACCGTGACTGTCCGGGGCCGGGGCCGCGGGGGCCGTAACCAGGAGCTATGCCTCTCGCTAGCCCTGGAGCTCCACCGGGGCCGGGCAGCCGGCCGGTATGTCGCTGCTTGTCTCGGCACTGACGGGGTTGACGGGAACAGCCCCGCTGCGGGCGCCTTGGTGGACTGGGAGACCGTGGACAGGGCGCTAGGGCTCGGCCTTGACCCACGCAGGGCGCTGGAGGAGAACGATAGCTACGGGTTCTTCAGCCGCGTAGGCGGCGTCGTGGATACCGGGGGCTTCACGGGGACTAATGTGAACGACGTGTTCGTAGCGCTGGTGCCGGGGGAGTGTGCTTCTTCAGCACGTGTTTAA
- a CDS encoding peroxiredoxin — translation MPGNIPLIGERFPEIQVVTDQGVIKLPDHFKGKWFVLFSHPADFTPVCTTEFVAFAKRYEDFKKLNTELIGLSVDNTFSHIKWKEWIKEKLGVEIPFPIIADPMGEVAKKLGMIHAESGVVTVRAVFVVDDKGVIRAILYYPLNVGRNIDEILRLVEALQLADKYGRALPANWPNNELIGDQLIVPPAATEQEAKERLQQFKCFDWWFCYEDKASQEEKEQARSFLKRVANC, via the coding sequence ATGCCCGGGAACATACCCCTAATAGGCGAGCGCTTCCCAGAGATACAGGTAGTCACCGACCAGGGCGTTATCAAGCTGCCAGACCACTTCAAGGGCAAGTGGTTCGTCCTCTTCAGCCACCCAGCAGACTTCACACCGGTATGTACCACCGAGTTCGTGGCCTTCGCCAAGAGGTACGAGGACTTCAAGAAGCTAAACACCGAGCTGATAGGCCTTAGCGTGGACAACACGTTCAGCCACATCAAGTGGAAGGAGTGGATCAAGGAGAAGCTAGGCGTAGAGATACCATTCCCGATAATCGCTGACCCGATGGGCGAGGTCGCCAAGAAGCTAGGCATGATACACGCTGAGAGCGGTGTGGTAACAGTACGCGCAGTCTTCGTAGTCGACGACAAGGGCGTGATAAGAGCTATACTCTACTACCCGCTGAACGTCGGCAGGAACATCGACGAAATACTAAGGCTGGTGGAGGCCCTCCAGCTAGCCGACAAGTACGGCCGCGCCCTGCCAGCCAACTGGCCGAACAACGAGCTGATAGGCGACCAGCTAATAGTCCCGCCAGCAGCCACCGAGCAGGAGGCCAAGGAGAGGCTACAGCAGTTCAAGTGCTTCGACTGGTGGTTCTGCTACGAGGACAAGGCCAGCCAGGAGGAGAAGGAGCAGGCCCGCAGCTTCCTCAAGCGCGTCGCCAACTGCTAG